In Arachis hypogaea cultivar Tifrunner chromosome 17, arahy.Tifrunner.gnm2.J5K5, whole genome shotgun sequence, a single window of DNA contains:
- the LOC140180499 gene encoding uncharacterized protein, with protein sequence MRLRAKVDDDSNNDLRLLAEWILAIGDGKCRTSIEGIDNIQIPDDNLIENSDDLILEIYKATYPELFSFMMSLNPEKAKIYYSSDMTCQNEANNDMLASIHTPEFLDTIRCSGIPNQKLTFKVGTPIMLLRNIDHSAGLCNGTRLVVTKLENHIIEARSLTENDTE encoded by the exons ATGAGACTCAGAGCTAAGGTTGATGATGACAGCAACAATGATCTTAGATTGCTTGCTGAATGGATTCTTGCAATAGGAGATGGTAAATGTAGAACATCGATTGAGGGGATAGACAATATTCAAATTCCTGACGATAATCTTATTGAAAATTCGGATGACCTTATACTTGAAATTTACAAAGCAACATACCCTGAATTGTTTAG TTTCATGATGAGCCTGAACCCTGAAAAAGCCAAAATTTATTATAGTTCTGACATGACATGTCAAAATGAGGCGAACAACGATATGTTGGCATCAATACATACACCAGAATTTCTCGACACTATTAGATGCTCCGGAATTCCTAACCAAAAGTTAACATTCAAAGTAGGGACCCCGATTATGTTGTTAAGGAATATAGACCACTCTGCAGGTCTATGTAATGGTACTAGGTTAGTGGTGACTAAATTGGAGAACCACATCATCGAAGCAAGAAGCCTAACAGAGAACGACACAGAGTAG